The following coding sequences are from one Humulus lupulus chromosome X, drHumLupu1.1, whole genome shotgun sequence window:
- the LOC133805989 gene encoding uncharacterized protein LOC133805989 has translation MSKKHCKVVTLRSGKELENTKINSGHEGEPSSIQINEEIQKDAEISSVQKSASTQNIAGMPQHSCPDNSISKQPPPFPERIEKQNLDSQFKKFLAMLKHFHINIPLVEALEEMPNYVKFMKDVLTRKRRLDKLPPKLKDPGSFSIPCTIGDSYCGMALCDLGASINLMPMSVFKKLGIGEVRPATITLQLGDRFLAHPDGIIKDVLVREDKLKFNVDFIVQEYKADREVPIILVWPFLIIGSTLIDLQKGEHTMRVQDEKVTFNVLKAMKFQNEVEEWSVVDSFASKEFETRSIDDPLERLLLFDSQIDEDEEEYLAWLEANSQGLRTRGRFDSLELSSREFKAPKPPIEEPPELELKILLEDSEKFSIEGQRRLNPIMKEVVKKEIIKWLDARIIYPISDSSWVSLIQCVPKKGGITVVKNEYNELIPTRTIAVAPKDQHKTTFICHMEGIVLGHKLSKHVIEVDRAKTEVIEKLPHPNSMENIRSFLGHVRFYRQFIKDFFKISKPLCNLLEKDTPFHFDESCLKAFEDLKSTLVSAPIIVALDWDWPFELMCDASDFTVGVVIRQGRNKVFHSIYYASPNLTGAQLNYIVTEKELLSIVIAFDKFSSYLVGTNVIVYTDHSAIKYLIKKKDVKPLLIRWVLFLQEFDV, from the exons ATGAGTAAGAAACATTGTAAAGTCGTCACTTTGAGAAGTGGGAAAGAGTTGGAGAATACGAAGATAAATTCTGGGCATGAGGGTGAGCCCTCTTCAATTCAAATAAATGAGGAAATTCAAAAAGATGCTGAAATTTCTAGTGTACAAAAATCTGCTTCTACCCAGAATATTGCAGGGATGCCGCAACATAGTTGCCCAGATAACTCAATTTCAAAGCAGCCACCTCCATTTCCTGAACGCATTGAGAAGCAAAATTTGGATTCTCAATTCAAGAAATTTCTAGCTATGTTGAAGCATTTTCATATCAACATCCCACTAGTGGAGGCACTTGAGGAAATGCCtaactatgtgaaattcatgaaagatGTTCTTACAAGGAAGAGAAGGTTGG ACAAGTTGCCACCAAAGTTGAAGGATCCTGGGAGTTTCAGTATTCCATGCACTATTGGAGACAGTTATTGTGGGatggctttatgtgatttgggtgcTAGCATTAATTTGATGCCAATGTCTGTTTTCAAGAAATTAGGGATTGGAGAAGTCAGGCCTGCTACAATTACTCTTCAACTTGGAGATAGATTTCTTGCTCATCCAGATGGAATTATTAAAGATGTGCTGGTGAGGGAAGACAAATTAAAATTCAATGTTGATTTTATTGTGCAAGAGTACAAGGCAGATAGAGAGGTGCCTATTATTCTGGTGTGGCCATTTCTTATAATAGGAAGTACTTTGATAGATTTGCAAAAGGGTGAGCATACTATGAGGGTCCAAGATGAAAAGGTGACTTTTAATGTTCTTAAGGCTATGAAGTTCCAGAATGAGGTTGAGGAATGGTCAGTGGTAGATTCTTTTGCATCAAAGGAGTTTGAGACTAGGAGCATTGATGATCCATTAGAGAGGTTATTGTTGTTTGACTCTCAAATTGATGAAGATGAAGAGGAGTACTTAGCTTGGTTGGAGGCTAATTCTCAAGGGTTAAGAACAAGAGGACGATTTGACTCATTGGAGTTGTCATCTAGGGAGTTCAAAGCTCCCAAACCACCAATTGAAGAGCCACCTGAGTTGGAGTTGAAA ATCTTGCTTGAAGACAGTGAAAAATTTTCTATAGAGGGGCAGAGGAGACTAaatcctatcatgaaggaagtggtGAAGAAGGAAATTATCAAGTGGTTAGATGCTAGAATTATTTATCCTATCTCTGACAGTTCATGGGTGAGCCTTATTCAGTGTGTGCCTAAGAAAGGTGGGATCACAGTGGTAAAGAATGAATACAATGAGTTGATTCCTACTAGAACT ATAGCAGTTGCTCCAAAAGATCAACACAAGACTACATTCATTTGCCATATG GAAGGTATTGTTTTGGGCCATAAATTATCAAAGCATGTCATTGAGGTTGATAGAGCAAAGACTGAGGTTATTGAAAAGCTCCCACATCCTAACTCAATGGAGAATATTAGAAGCTTTCTTGGCCATGTGAGATTCTATAGGCAATTCATAAAAGATTTCTTTAAGATCTCTAAGCCTCTTTGCAACTTATTGGAGAAGGATACACCTTTCCATTTTGATGAATCATGTTTGAAAGCCTTTGAAGATTTGAAAAGTACACTGGTTTCAGCACCAATTATTGTGGCTCTAGATTGGGATTGGCcttttgaattgatgtgtgatgcaagtgatttTACTGTGGGAGTAGTGATAAGGCAGGGAAGAAACAAGGTTTTTCACTCCATTTACTATGCTAGTCCTAATTTGACaggtgctcaactcaactatatAGTGACAGAAAAAGAACTTTTGTCCATTGTCATTGCTTTTGACAAGTTTTCATCTTATTTGGTGGGCACCAATGTGATAGTCTATACGGATCATTCAGCCATCAAGTACTTGATTAAAAAGAAGGATGTTAAGCCTTTGTTGATTAGATGGGTGCTTTTTCTCCAAGAGTTTGATGTGTAA